A single genomic interval of Mycolicibacterium holsaticum DSM 44478 = JCM 12374 harbors:
- a CDS encoding TetR/AcrR family transcriptional regulator, translating into MAKSTGRPAGAARKASTADPAVDPEARSKRFMKSALAILGETGRTDFTVLEVVERSKTSLRSFYQHFSTKDELLLALIDKIMSESARRWRDQTAGLASRTALRVLIDRICTPAESTTQDKVNRGLTYYNDHLAETLPREYARVLSPLHELIKDIIRRGIAEGEFRGDLDVEAKAALIMQSALGAMRLQVLGAELNGMPIAADQIYEFCVGGLRADPDDRT; encoded by the coding sequence ATGGCGAAGAGCACCGGCCGCCCGGCCGGGGCCGCCAGGAAGGCGTCGACCGCCGACCCCGCCGTCGACCCGGAAGCGCGCTCCAAGCGGTTCATGAAGTCCGCGCTGGCCATCCTCGGCGAGACGGGACGCACGGACTTCACCGTGCTCGAGGTGGTCGAGCGGTCCAAGACCTCGCTGCGCTCGTTCTATCAGCACTTCTCCACCAAGGACGAGCTGCTGCTGGCGTTGATCGACAAGATCATGTCGGAGTCCGCCCGCAGGTGGCGCGACCAAACCGCCGGGCTGGCAAGCCGGACCGCCCTGCGGGTGCTCATCGACCGCATCTGCACCCCGGCCGAATCCACCACCCAGGACAAGGTCAACCGCGGCCTGACCTACTACAACGACCACCTCGCCGAGACCTTGCCGCGCGAGTATGCGCGCGTGCTGTCCCCGCTGCACGAGCTGATCAAAGACATCATCAGGCGAGGCATCGCCGAGGGTGAATTCCGCGGCGACCTCGACGTCGAGGCCAAGGCCGCACTGATCATGCAGTCCGCGCTGGGCGCGATGCGGCTGCAGGTGCTGGGCGCAGAGCTCAACGGCATGCCCATCGCCGCCGACCAGATCTACGAATTCTGTGTCGGCGGATTGCGCGCCGACCCCGACGACCGCACCTGA
- a CDS encoding amidohydrolase family protein — protein sequence MARKLPYPVFDADNHFYEPKEALTKFLPDHRKNVIDYIEVRGRTKIMVRNQVSDYIPNPTFEVVARPGAQEDYFRHGSGGKSFREVMGKPMKAIPAFREPAARLEVMDSLGLDYSLMFPTLASLVEERMKDDPELIHDVIHALNEWMYETWQFNYEDRIFSTPVITLPIVDRALEELEWCLERGAKTVLVRPAPVPGFRGTRSFGLPEFDPFWQACVKAGIPVSMHASDSGYAEYLNDWEPADEFLPFKPTAFRMVSMGKRPIEDSMAALVCHGALSRNPDLRILSIENGADWVPYLFKQFDNTYKKMPQEFPENPIEAFKRGVYVAPFWEDDFTQMAELCGIDRVIFGSDWPHPEGLAEPTHLIDDLQGLDEEGQRKVMGGNMIDLFKVPNEIVHNPEVPPLVIPA from the coding sequence ATGGCCCGCAAGCTCCCCTATCCGGTGTTCGACGCCGACAACCACTTCTACGAGCCCAAAGAGGCGCTGACCAAGTTCCTGCCGGACCACCGCAAGAACGTCATCGACTACATCGAGGTGCGGGGGCGGACCAAGATCATGGTGCGCAACCAGGTCAGCGACTACATCCCCAACCCGACGTTCGAGGTGGTCGCCCGGCCCGGCGCCCAGGAGGACTACTTCCGGCACGGCAGCGGCGGCAAGAGCTTCCGCGAGGTGATGGGCAAGCCGATGAAGGCGATCCCCGCGTTCCGCGAACCCGCGGCGCGTCTCGAGGTCATGGACAGCCTCGGCCTGGACTACTCGCTGATGTTCCCGACGCTGGCCAGCCTGGTCGAGGAACGGATGAAGGACGACCCCGAACTCATCCACGACGTCATCCACGCCCTCAACGAGTGGATGTATGAGACCTGGCAGTTCAACTACGAGGACCGGATCTTCTCTACCCCGGTCATCACGCTGCCGATCGTCGACCGCGCCCTCGAGGAACTGGAATGGTGTCTGGAGCGCGGCGCGAAGACGGTGCTCGTGCGTCCCGCCCCGGTCCCCGGCTTCCGCGGCACCCGCTCGTTCGGGCTACCCGAATTCGACCCGTTCTGGCAGGCGTGCGTCAAGGCCGGTATTCCGGTGTCGATGCATGCATCGGACTCCGGTTACGCCGAGTACCTCAACGACTGGGAACCCGCCGACGAGTTCCTGCCGTTCAAGCCCACCGCATTTCGGATGGTCTCGATGGGCAAGCGGCCCATCGAAGACTCGATGGCCGCGCTGGTGTGCCACGGTGCGCTCTCCCGCAACCCCGACCTGCGCATCCTGTCGATCGAGAACGGCGCTGACTGGGTGCCCTACCTGTTCAAGCAGTTCGACAACACCTACAAGAAGATGCCTCAGGAGTTCCCGGAGAACCCGATCGAGGCCTTCAAGCGAGGGGTCTACGTGGCGCCGTTCTGGGAGGACGACTTCACGCAGATGGCCGAGCTGTGCGGAATCGACCGGGTGATCTTCGGGTCGGACTGGCCCCACCCCGAGGGGCTGGCCGAGCCGACCCACCTGATCGATGACCTGCAGGGCCTCGACGAAGAGGGACAGCGGAAGGTCATGGGCGGCAACATGATCGACCTGTTCAAGGTGCCCAACGAGATTGTGCACAATCCCGAGGTGCCGCCGCT